ATCTGATGCTCTTCATATTAAGCTCTAGTTTGGTGAAGCTATGAGTAACAAAATTCAATGTTTGCTGCAGTTGCCAGATACTTGTGGTTTCTTTTTTTGGATTGATGATCCAAGTATTGCAGTTCAGAGAAGTCATGCTCAAGTTGAAAGTGATGCAACAAGTTTAAATTCTGAGATTGGCAATTCATCAAACTCTGTTCATGTTGTACCAGAGTTGAATAAGAAGATTATGAAGCTCAAGAAGAAGCTTGAAGTTGAGCGATTCCAGAAGAAGCTTGCATGCTTGTTTACTGTCCTTGCAATGATAGTAGCAATAGGGACTTTATGTATGAGAAAGGGTTGAAAGTTTATTAAAGAGAAAGGGTTGAAAGTTTATGTATGAGAAAAGGGTTTATGTAAGGGAATGTGGCCTGTGTTTTGTTTAGGGAAGTATGTAGGTTAAGGAAGTATTTTGTGTATGGAAGTATGTATCATGTACTCAAGTTAATGAAAAGAAGAATAGTTGTTGGGCTACTGTTGAtgtcatttatttctttttctgagATTGTACTTCCTCCATCATACACATTGAATATGATTAAAAAGATACAACAACTAGAGATATCTAAATAGACTCAGGTTAAGTATCAACATCAATACATAAGGAGTTAAAGTACTCCACAAGTCATTGTTTGAACAAAGATGAAAGGCTAAGACCAAAACATAATTAAAAAGACTTATAATGCAGCAAGCTGGTGGTCAAAGTAAGTGGTCCACATACATCCataaatattacaaaaaaaatcGACCCTAGTGGCCATGTGGTCCATATTCTACTGCTTCATAAAGAACCATGTGAACCATTTAAAAATTAGACAGATTCCTTGTTGTTTCCCACACTCAAAAAGCTTTCCCTTCATCCAATGCTAGGTCAGGTTGATTCTCCCATTGTTGTGTCAATGACAGCACTGCACTGTGTTGGTAAAGTTTCTCCATGTTCAACATCTTGGTCTCCTCTGGCTATTGGAATCTCAGATCCTGTTTCTGTTGCAGCCCCCTCAATTGTCCTGGAAGTCCCAACTTGCATCTGAACTTGAAGCATAAAACCAGAAGTGGATGCTCCTCCAAGATTTCCAGTCAGAGCAGTAGAAGTGCTAGCTCCCCCCTAATTCCCAGTCATTACATAAGATGTACTAGCTCCTCCATGAGTCCCAGCATAGCCATTATACCAACAGTGGGAACATAGGCAGCAGTGGGATGCTCTTCTGCTAGATTTTGTACAAACAacaaaccttcaccaagtttagCAGCATAATTAGCAAATTCCATAGCATCAGCATCAGTTTTGTACTCCCTGAATACATGTCGAGCAGCATCCTCAGCAGTGAACCACCATAAATTAAACTCACTGTATCCCAGGTCTTTGACAGTGGCAACAGTATCAATGAAGGACCACAAATCTTCATCTTGATCAGGATGAACACTTCGACCACCACCAAAGTAATGCAAGTAAGGGGCGGTACCAAACCAACCACCATGACGAACAATCAGTTTAAACACCATCCTGCAACCCCACAAAAAGCAACCCAAGTCAAGATTTATTCCTAAAAAGCAACCCAAAGTCGAACACCACACCACACAAAAACAAAGACCTCAAAGCAAAGTGCCAGTCGAACAACACACAAAAAACGAAGAAGAGAGAATAGCGTTAATGTCGGTACTTACTTGGTAATCGAAGAAGAAAAGCCTTCTCCTAAAACCTGGCCTTCTCGAACGAACACGACCACATCAACGAGAGGAAGAGGAGGTCGATTCTGCAGACAACAACAACCACAGCAACAAGAATAAGAGGAAATGGGGAAGAATAAGGAGGTCGGGAGAGATGGAGGAGATGAACCCTAATTTTAATTTCTGAGTGTTAGATGAATTGGCAATTGGGGTAATTGTTTAGGGAATTAGGATtagttggggggggggggaattaagaatgtttaattagttttaggttaattatgttaattatcatatatgtaaattaattttattaaaaatattttttttgggtgcCATGTCAGCTTCATTTATACAGTCAGCACGCTACATTATCACTCACCGGAGCTCCAAGCTCCGGCAGGGACTGGCTCCAAACGTTTTTTAAAGAGAGGGATttaatccacaaatttttccggtcagagacctggttcagacggcgacacaaagacagggactaatatgatgattaagcctaattttttatttatcaatatCAAATAtgatatagatagattataaACTAATAAAAGAGcttattgttaattttttttttataaaagagtAAGGGCTAAGAGAGTCACTTATGATGTGTCAAATTAATGTGCATTCTGTTACCAGATTGATTCTCCAAACATTTTTTTCACGTGTTATTCTTATATCACCTCCTCAAAAGTCGCGTGTCACTCTCTCATTTCTCTTCGTCGTTGAACACGTCCTTGAATTCACTAGCCCTTAGTTGAATTCATGAGATCGGGAACCCTAAGCCTCATCTCCTCCATGCCACAACCTCATCCCTCGCCCCAGCTCCACCATAACCCACTGGCGCTTCGTTATGGTGGTTTTGGCTTCTAATGTTGCGAGAGATGCCCATGCCTTTATCTCCCATCAACATAAAAAATCCCAATTGCAGGTATTATTCGGTAATCCCCCCACCATACTGTcgaaatagtttttttttggtttaggtATTGGTTTAGGTCTTTAGTTCCTTTATATTGATCTGCAACGCATGGGATTTCTATTGCATATTGTGATTGGAGtgttgctctctctctctctctctctctctctctctctctctctctctctctcactctctctctctctctctctctctctctctccattcCGGGTTTCATCAAAATGTTGACTTTCAGTGTCGCAACAAACACCACCAATCCGAACAAATTGCATGAGGTAATGCTCTCATTGAGTCTTCTCTTCAATGTGAAATGTGGGTCATGTTTGATTTAGGTTTTTATCGTTCATATTAAACCTGCAATTTTTAAGTATCCCAACCGCCTGGTGATCTTGTTTTAGTAACTAACATGATGATCTGCAACACATGGGATTTATTGAAATGATTTTGATTGGAATAATGCTTTATGACTTTTCCTCGCCAAACTCCTTAGCACTCATCACCATGGGACTTTTATTGCAGATTGTAATTGGAGTCGTGAGCTTATATGGAGGATTCTTTAAGTGTGAAAAGCATGTGaggttttttttctcttttcctacTTTCTgttatatatagcattaaattTTCTTGCTGATTTATTTCAGAACCTGCCTAGGAAAAAAGTCAGAAGTACAAGGAATAAAGGAAGTAAAATCTGTTTTCGAATAGTTAGTGAAAATGTTATTTGAGGTGATTTATTTGTGTCCCATTTGGATCttacttcaattttttttttcaggtggTAAATTAACTTTCACCCAGCTTCTCCTACGAGAATGAGGAGCTCTCAAATTAAAATTCACCCAGTTTCTTTGGATTCATCATCTGCAATAAGTAAACTGTTCAATTGCAAAAGAGTTTGACATTTTTAAGAGTAAAATTGCTCGAAAATTTTCGTTCAcaataaagatttagctttagaaaGATAAAGTGTAAATTCTAGCAAAATTGATTGATGATCAATTGGTAGAAATTGTACCATAATTTAACCAAGAGTAAATTGAAGACTTTTTTCATGAAGATAGAGAAAGTTTTTTCTTCAATGAAAGTATTTAAAGACTATATAAAttagaaatgaatataaaagaagcGGAAACATCTATTGACACATGGAAAGATGGACAACACTCGAAGATAGTTTACCATTGTAAGCAGTGTTGTAGTTTAATTAGTTTACCATTTTGAGACTTAGTCTATAAATAGCCTTTTAATTGTTGTATTCATGTTAGGTTCACACTTTTActaaaaaaaccctaaaaaaatgtTAACATGTCCGCCTTTAGTGACATAAGATAAacatatcacagagtaagttGTGATTCTCCCCTTTACATTTCAATGCAATGCaaatttcaatttctttttatgtttcctttagattttcttttcttttaaactttCCAGCCTTTCATCTTCCAATCATTTTACGTTTTGACCAATTCACTAAAAATATGAGATTTGCATGAATTTCAACAAATTAATGAGTGTTGCTAGCACTCCTCAACAAGGCTAGGACAACGACTGTAGCGCAATTGCTGATGCAACTTCTAGAGGAATCATAAATTCCAATCTATTAAATCTCGAGAAGAAAATCAGTGTAGTGAACTATAAAAACCAGTATCCTAATTTAAAAAACTTGCCTTTGAATGAATGCAAATGCAATACTATGATAGAGGCATATAAATTATATCACTATGACATGCTACAACATTACACTAACTATTATTAGCTGTTACATTAGACATTTCACCATGTAAGGCCCTTCAAGTTCATATCCCAACTTTCTGTAGTAATGACGTGTCCCTACCCCTGAAATCACAGCTATTTTGGTTGATCTGTGTTCTCTACATGCAATACGCTCTGCCTCCTCCATGAGAAGTGTACCATATCCCTGTGTCAACAATAGTTTTGGATAGAAATAGGTCAATAAGAAGAACAAGAAAAGGACAAGTTATTAGTGTACCAAGAAAATTACGTATGAAGATATAGATGAATCTTTTTCTTGGATTTTATACATGGTTCAAGAATTTATATTACACAACAAATTCCAAATACAAAAACTAGGCAATGTCAATCAGATTGTCTCATCTAAGTCCATTTCAACATTCGTACTAATGTAGCATGTCATCTCTGCATTAAGATGACCCAATATTACCTGGTGTTGTAGCTTGTCAGCATCCCGCCCATGAACTGGTACCGCAGTTCCATAAACATGGAGTTCACGAACAATAGAACATCTCCCCGTGAGCTCTGGACAAGTAGTGTTGCGGCCACATTTTCGTAGTCGCAACAAACCAACAAGGATATCCTGTTTACAAGAGAGGTACAAATAAGGTCATGACTCATGGCTATGTTTCAGCAATAACAAAAAAGTTATACTAAAGTGAGGAACAAGTTAAGACACACACAACGGTTGACAAAATCGCGAGTCAACTCGTACGATTCTACGATGTTACAAGGTCCCTACGTGTTGAATCGGTAACAGAATCGCTATCGAGTAGAATCGGGTGGAATTGCCGTTGTTACAGGTAGAATCGTGGAATCACGGGCCGTCGCCGATTCTACTTTCTGGATTATGGAGGAAGATTTTGATGAAGACAATGAAGACTTGGATGTGGACAACTTGGATTTGGAAACGCTaaatgaaaatgagaatgagagttTGGATCTAGAGATTCTAGAGCAAGAGAACCATGGCgaaggtgaagaagaaaatgaagatgaagttgaaTGGAATGATGATTATATGGATGTTAATTTGAATGAATTGCTTGGCCTACGTTAGTGCTTTTAaagagatttttattttatgttaagGTATTTTGTATGCATATATATGAATTTATAtgcatataatatattatatatacttGTGGAATCGTAGCGTCCCTGTTACGTTTATACGAGTTTATGATTCTGCACCCTCTTTCCCGTCCTACGTAGAATCGTGATTCTGTCAACCTTGCACACAATCCTCTTGAATCACAAATGAAGAAGGCAAAATATGTATAAATATAGGAAAGTACTAAATGACATGACTCAATTTGTCGTCCAAAAACACTACCTGTGTTTTCTCAATTTTCTATaactaattttctattttttatatttatttttgttgatccTAATTGATTGTGTTGTTGTCGTGCACAGTTGTGCTATATAATTGTCGTGTCTAATAGCGTTACTCATAAACGGAACACAGCCAGCCAGCTGCAAACTACATTCTCATTTCACAACTCTTGAGTAAAATAAGTTGACTATAGAAGTTGGAAATATTTGGAGAACATGCATAAGTATAGACACGAAGACAGTCCCTGACAAAGAGAGGTCCAATTACCTGTCGTGTATCTTCGTATGACAGAAACGTTTCCCAACCCTCATTTGCCGAATAATCACGACGAACAAGTTCCACCTCTTCTGGCCTAATTTGGTGGTGTATATCCTACAAAGATACAAAAAAATTGTTGGTGCTCAAAAAAAGTAAATAGTGAACAAATTGTGTCTGAAAAATTTAAAGTCTTTGCAATATTTGTAACATAAAATTCCCAAACGAGACCGACCCTGTACGATAATAACCTGGATTCCAGCTTCTCTAGTTCGAACATCACGGCATTTTAATCCCAGGTCTTCCATTCGAGCTAACGCCAGCTCCCTTAAATTCCCTTTCTCAACCCCAGAGGTAACCAGAGGCATGGGAATATCCCGCTGAACTCTATAAACACGTGTCCACGGGGGTACCATTGCAAGGATTCTTGCTACGATGTCCACAAGTTGCTCAGGTGGATAGTTTCTATACCTACAATtatcaatgaatttttttactttccactacaaaataaacaaattaataCTAAAATAAAACTTCAAGAGTttgtgaaaaaataataaaatatcttGATGAATATAACACAATTGATAAGTACCTGCCAGTTTTCCAGAGCTCATAAAGCCCAGTTCCACGTATTACCAGTGTAGGGTATATTTTAAGCCCGTCTGCTCTAAACATGGGACTCTCAAAAAATTCCCGGAAACTTTCCATGTCCCTTTCAACACCAACATTTGGAAGATCAGGCATCATGTGAGCCACAACCTAAAGTAAAAGCCAGAAAAGGAAATGAACAAAATGGTGacaagaaagaggaagtttGAAAACATTATGACTAACTTAGTCTCTATTATTAAGGGGAACAATTAGAGAAATTAAAAACTTTCAGGAATAACAATGCCACAACATAGACGGCAGGCTTATCATACTGATAAATCTATCTGAAGCTTGTCCTAGTCGAGAAAAATAAGAAGACAAAGCACACAAAGTTGTGCAAGAATATGTATCAATAATTTTTTCTCAACAAAGATGCAGCAGGAAGGACATAGAATTGTTTTTGGGACAGAGCAGCTATTCTACTTAAGCTGCAGATTGATATGGAGTAACAAACCTTGAAACCAGCATCTTTAGCCAAGCAAAAACAATCAGCTACTGCAGCTACAGTATGCCCTCTATTAGTGTCACGGGCAACATCCTCATAGGTGCTTTGGACTCCAATCTCCAATCGTGTGCAGCCATAAGAAAGCATCTGTCGCAAGTGAGGCCCGAGGCAATAATCTGGCCTCCTGGTAAATTTAAGAAGTTCAAACTAGATAAGCTGCTCCTTGATGTGTTACATTAACTATTACCACGTAATTGTAGATAAGGTTTGCACTAAAATCATTAGTGATATGATCAAATGAAAAATGCAGAACCACCCTAGAAATTTCATAAACAAGGCAATTTAAGTAACAGTGATAACTTATCATGACAGTATTCGTAATAGTTATACCTTTAATTCTGTTGAAAAAATTGTTGATATACAAATAGAGGATGCATTATTTTTATTAGAATACCAACAACAAATGCCACAATGCCCTATTGTGAATCATGTCCAATGACAAACTATTTAAACATAAATTCTTTTTAATGGTTTGACTTTATAATTTTTCTCAGTCCCCTCTACCTCTAATTATAGGACTATCCTCCATGCTCCATCTAATCCACCCTCCTTAGGGTTCTACAGGTCTCTTCAGACACGCCCAAGCCAGGCAAAAGTTTACCATCAATTCCAATAATAGGTACTGCCTTTTTTTGTCTAATGCATTCATTCCTTGTCCTATCTTAATATTGTGTTTCTGCTCATCCATCATTATATCTGAGTTAAGCTTTTGCAACATTACGCTTATTTTATTGTTAAGATCATTATTGCCTAACGCTCAATTCCATACAACATTGCACTTTGCAGATCTTAATATTTATGCAGTAAAAGTTTTCTAAATCTTAGGTGGTACTTTTCAATCTCAAATAATACCTAAAGCACTCCTTTTTCATAAGGAGTCATTTAAAACTGTACATTATGAAGGCTTCACATTTTTCACAAATATCTAAAGGGAAACTTACGTTTCAATTGTCATGCCAATACACTTGGTTGCACTATGTTCAGAGTATGCCACTGCCTCTTCTACATTGGCAGATGTGTGTCCAGACAAAGCATCATGAAGattccttataaaataatcaCGGTATTCTGCTGGAAGCGACATGAAAGTACCACCCATCAAGATGAACTCAACCTGAAAACAATAAACCACACAAACAAGGACATCGCTCAGCACATACTTCAAGAACTTAGAATACTCAAACGAGACAAAAAATTGAGCTCCGGACCTTGTCTACACTGTGACCCAAACGCTTAAGCTGGTCAATCCTGCTTCTAGCCTGCACGTAGGGATTATACCTATATCCAAGGCAGCAAAGACATCATTCACAGAAAATAAACATTAGGCACACCttaaatatttcaaagaatgtacacaaacaaaatgaaaataagaCCAGCACGACAACCTTATCCCAAACAAAGCGACTATCATGTCATTAAAAAATTACACAAACCGAGAAACATAATCATCACTAGTagtaatcaatatcaatatctgaGTAAAGGGTCAAATTAGTTTCAGTCATACATGAGTCAATTGGAATAAACTTCTCAACAAGTATTCAAGAGTTGAAATTATCTTGATCTTCTGACCTCTaaacagtgttatcaaatagcggATATAGCGGCACTAGCGGTTTTTTTGGCTAATCGCGACGCTGCTATTGCCCACTATAGCGCGCTATTCCGGCTATACGATGCTAAATAGCGGCCGGAATAGCGGGTTTTTGGCTCACCGCGATGGtccgcgatcgcgatttgacaacactgcCTCTAAATATTAACTTCTATAACTTGAATCAGTTTCTGAACCTCAACTTTTTCAGAACCTCTCCCATCTAATTACTCCATAAACACCTATTTATAAGGGCACTCTCCATAGTTAAGATCCAAATAATTATCTCAATTGAAAAGCACTTAGAAGCTAATCCAAACACATCCTTAGTATTTAGAAACTAAATTGACTGAAGAACTTCACAACGAGTGTCGTAACAGAAAGTAAGCACAAGCTTACCTTGCTCGAATTGCACGCATGCTAGTTGGTTCGTAACCGGTGTAAGACTGAGTACTGTACTCAAAATCGGAGTCAGGACCACCGGGGCAGTAAACGCATATATTGCCGGTGGTGGCGATGTGAGGGCAACGGTGAGGCTTAGACATGACGGCCACCACGGCGATGCCGGAGGCGGTTCGGACGGGCTTGGCTCGGAGCTTAGGAAGGAGGGCGTCCCGGTCGGAGTCGGGGAGGGCGGCGATCATCTCGACGAGCTTGGGCGCGCGGGCGAGGCCGTACTTGCGGCACGCGGCGGATTTGAGAGCGTTGAGGTCGACGTTGTGGCCCTTTCGTGAGAGGTCCACCATGGAGCTCACGATCTCGGCGATGGCTCGTACACGCGCTTCCTCCTCGGTCAGACCGTGCGCTTCGAAGCCGCCCTTGCCTGGCCGTGGTGCCTTTCTGGCCTCCGCCACCGCTATAGCCGCCATAACAACAACAGCACTGCAACTgcaaaaacccaaaatcaattgAGTTGTGTTTTTCAGTTATTCTATTCTACCCTCGGGAGTCCTAGCAAGATATGaatgaactcaaaaagtaaaataaaataaaaataattataacaatTTATGGATAAAATTTTAACGGATTAGGTtggttttaatatttattatgcaTATATTTACGGTGTTAATTGGTTTAATGTATATTTTAGAACCTAGTCctcgagggttagctcaagtggtaagagttatgagacataaGAGTTGAGTGAAATGACGGGTGAGGGTTTGGAACCCTGAGGAGTGACTAgtatttactaacattactaacaactaacattatctataaaaaagagtttaattGCACCTTTGGTCCCACACGAATTGCGTTTTTGCATTATTGGTCCTAAACGAATGAAAATAGTAGACTGAGTCCTAAACGAATGGCTCTGCTAACATTAAACCCAACATCCACCACCACCCAAACCTAGCCAGCAACCACACCTAGCTTCATCACAATCAACCCCACCACCACAAATCAAGCCCCAACCCCACAGatctaaaccctaaatcccACCACCCCCAAACCCAGCACCACACCCACCACCATAGCACCATAACCACCCCAACCCCAACCCCCACAAAATCGAGCCCCAACCCCAACCCCCACAAGTTTGTACGTATGTTGAACAAGGGAAGTGATGTTCTAGATCAAATACTGGAGATTGGAAAAATGGCTAAAGATATGAAAGGAATTGGTTATGGTCTGGAATCCACATCAGAAGAAGGTAGCAAATCTTAGCATAAGTTTGTTTCTTCAAAGAAAAGAACAGAATTCAAAATGTCCAATCACATGTTCCAACAAAGTGTCAAACATGTGTACCATCAGATACCTTATGTGTATCCTCAAGTGAGGAGTAGGAAGAACTCAAGCTGGAGATGTCACCATTGTGGTAGAGTTGGGCATATAAGGCCTTACTGTTACAGATTGTTTGGATTTCCCAGGCCAAGTAATAGATCTTATGTGAATTATCAACATGATTAAAGAAGACAAGAGTGGAAACCAAAAGGCGTTGTACATACTCTCATTGCTCATCACATTTCTCTCAGGGTATCTTCAAAAGAAGCCTGGTACTTTGACAGTGGATGTTCTAGACATATGACTGGAGTGAAGACGCTTCTTGACAAAGTGAAACCTCGTACTACCAACTATGTAACTTTTGGGGATG
This is a stretch of genomic DNA from Lotus japonicus ecotype B-129 chromosome 1, LjGifu_v1.2. It encodes these proteins:
- the LOC130739018 gene encoding uncharacterized protein At4g04775-like encodes the protein MYSSSASPSRYRPRSAGGRARCQCGLPLIIYTARTRVNTDRRFLRCRRWQLPDTCGFFFWIDDPSIAVQRSHAQVESDATSLNSEIGNSSNSVHVVPELNKKIMKLKKKLEVERFQKKLACLFTVLAMIVAIGTLCMRKG
- the LOC130729865 gene encoding elongator complex protein 3, encoding MAAIAVAEARKAPRPGKGGFEAHGLTEEEARVRAIAEIVSSMVDLSRKGHNVDLNALKSAACRKYGLARAPKLVEMIAALPDSDRDALLPKLRAKPVRTASGIAVVAVMSKPHRCPHIATTGNICVYCPGGPDSDFEYSTQSYTGYEPTSMRAIRARYNPYVQARSRIDQLKRLGHSVDKVEFILMGGTFMSLPAEYRDYFIRNLHDALSGHTSANVEEAVAYSEHSATKCIGMTIETRPDYCLGPHLRQMLSYGCTRLEIGVQSTYEDVARDTNRGHTVAAVADCFCLAKDAGFKVVAHMMPDLPNVGVERDMESFREFFESPMFRADGLKIYPTLVIRGTGLYELWKTGRYRNYPPEQLVDIVARILAMVPPWTRVYRVQRDIPMPLVTSGVEKGNLRELALARMEDLGLKCRDVRTREAGIQDIHHQIRPEEVELVRRDYSANEGWETFLSYEDTRQDILVGLLRLRKCGRNTTCPELTGRCSIVRELHVYGTAVPVHGRDADKLQHQGYGTLLMEEAERIACREHRSTKIAVISGVGTRHYYRKLGYELEGPYMVKCLM